In Macadamia integrifolia cultivar HAES 741 chromosome 1, SCU_Mint_v3, whole genome shotgun sequence, a single window of DNA contains:
- the LOC122084563 gene encoding major pollen allergen Ole e 6-like, which produces MANKTVGVIVMCMFLLATLHLSESEPEPEPAAAPAPAFEYTTCLKECITECKGSGMGNSHCEMKCDADCGAKEKDARLSVHFPDIRGDLP; this is translated from the exons atggcaaATAAAACTGTTGGAGTGATTGTGATGTGCATGTTTCTCCTTGCAACACTACACCTATCAGAGTCAGAGCCAGAGCCAGAGCCCGCGGCCGCGCCTGCGCCCGCCTTTGAATACACCACTTGTCTGAAGGAATGCATTACTGAGTGCAAAGGCAGTGGAATGGGAAATAGCCACTGCGAGATGAAGTGTGATGCTGATTGTGGAGCTAAAGAGAAAGATG CGAGGTTGAGCGTGCATTTTCCTGACATCAGAGGAGATCTGCCATAG
- the LOC122076994 gene encoding F-box protein At2g26160-like, whose product MVGWSELPEDIVEHIAKRLTFILDFTRFGAVCRSWRFVESKKKRLLTPQPPFLMHIMVGKDGGMIYNYYSLSENKKFEFTIPKTHGIKCVGSTEGWILTVDDCFKMLLLNPFTSAQIELPPKATLKDKFSRDHYSQEELWHLTVWKASLSSSPSSNNECVVLTIHGYWRLLSFARLGDEVWTPVDCVIQYFDDAIYYKGKFYALNVIRGVFWVDISINPSTILITNPIQEATTEIGYLVEWCGELLQVLRQMDLDMCSPGHQTLGFRVFKLDFSIMKWEEVKSLGHYALFLGWNTSISLNAAILPGINENCIYFSDIGHPLCIAKEILQKDIGIFYMKDKSIEPLHTGLTYCFHAPPLWVIPNP is encoded by the coding sequence ATGGTAGGGTGGTCAGAGCTTCCAGAGGATATTGTTGAGCATATTGCCAAGAGACTTACATTCATTCTTGATTTTACCCGGTTTGGTGCTGTATGTCGGTCATGGAGATTTGTGGAATCAAAAAAGAAGAGACTTTTAACTCCTCAGCCTCCATTTTTAATGCATATCATGGTGGGAAAAGATGGAGGGATGATCTACAACTATTATAGTCTTTCAGAGAATAAGAAGTTTGAGTTTACGATACCTAAGACTCATGGAATAAAATGTGTAGGATCTACAGAAGGATGGATTCTAACAGTTGATGACTGTTTCAAGATGTTACTGCTAAATCCTTTCACTAGTGCACAGATTGAGCTCCCACCTAAGGCAACACTCAAGGATAAATTTTCTAGAGATCATTATAGCCAAGAAGAACTTTGGCATTTAACTGTTTGGAAAGCTAGTTTATCTTCAAGCCCTTCCTCTAACAATGAGTGTGTGGTTTTGACCATTCATGGCTATTGGCGATTGTTGAGCTTCGCACGACTAGGAGATGAAGTTTGGACCCCGGTAGATTGTGTCATTCAATATTTTGACGATGCAATTTACtacaaaggaaaattttatgcaCTTAATGTGATTAGAGGAGTTTTTTGGGTTGATATTAGTATCAATCCTAGCACCATACTCATTACAAATCCTATCCAAGAAGCAACTACTGAAATTGGATACTTGGTAGAATGGTGTGGAGAGCTATTGCAAGTGCTTAGGCAAATGGATCTTGATATGTGTAGTCCTGGACATCAAACACTGGGTTTTCGAGTTTTCAAGCTGGATTTTAGTATCATGAAGTGGGAGGAGGTAAAGAGCTTGGGGCATTATGCACTTTTTTTAGGTTGGAATACATCTATTTCATTGAATGCTGCTATCCTTCCTGGGATCAATGAAAATTGCATCTATTTCTCAGATATTGGTCACCCACTGTGTATTGCAAAGGAAATCTTACAAAAGGACATTGGAATCTTCTATATGAAGGACAAGAGCATTGAGCCTCTTCACACAGGCCTGACTTATTGCTTTCATGCACCTCCTCTTTGGGtgattccaaatccttag